In the Candidatus Methylomirabilota bacterium genome, one interval contains:
- a CDS encoding DHH family phosphoesterase, which translates to MGTKPSPDKAEGKVAELLAVLHASKKILVLPHDNPDSDSLASAAALRSLISHKLKKSLIIGLSGIIGRSENRALVKVLDIPLVPLEQIFPDFEGSVILVDTQPGRTNTALPSHITPVAVIDHHPDWGQNGSVPFVDLRENYGAASTIVTEYLQSAEVPLNPRVATALFYGISSETQHLGREAKSADIVASQFLYPYVNKRLLGEIEHPLLARDYFRLVGHAVHSAVLYEDVVVTILESVPYLEAVAEVADFLMRLESAMWSLCVAPHAGHLHISLRTRDTEATAGLLLASILPSGMAGGHEMMAGGKIKTSQRTWKDEASKIVQDVLEALGKSKARPQPLM; encoded by the coding sequence ATGGGCACAAAGCCCAGCCCTGACAAAGCAGAAGGCAAAGTAGCAGAGCTGCTCGCCGTCCTCCATGCCTCAAAGAAAATTCTTGTTCTTCCCCACGACAATCCGGATTCGGACTCGCTTGCCAGTGCTGCTGCCCTCCGGTCCCTTATTTCGCATAAACTGAAGAAATCCCTGATCATTGGCCTGAGCGGCATTATCGGCCGATCAGAGAACCGGGCGTTGGTGAAAGTTCTCGATATTCCCCTGGTTCCGCTGGAACAGATTTTTCCTGACTTTGAGGGGTCGGTAATCTTGGTGGATACCCAACCCGGCCGAACCAACACCGCCCTTCCCTCCCACATCACTCCCGTTGCGGTGATCGACCATCATCCGGATTGGGGGCAGAACGGGTCTGTACCTTTTGTCGACTTGCGTGAGAACTACGGGGCGGCCTCCACGATCGTCACCGAGTACCTCCAGTCCGCAGAAGTGCCCCTGAATCCCCGGGTGGCCACAGCCCTCTTTTACGGGATCTCCTCAGAGACACAGCACCTAGGGCGGGAGGCCAAATCGGCTGACATCGTCGCCAGCCAGTTCCTATACCCGTACGTGAACAAGCGACTCCTCGGTGAGATTGAACACCCGCTCCTTGCCCGTGACTACTTTCGTCTCGTTGGTCATGCCGTCCACAGCGCAGTGCTCTATGAAGACGTGGTGGTCACCATCCTAGAATCCGTTCCCTATTTGGAAGCGGTGGCCGAAGTGGCCGACTTTCTCATGCGGCTCGAAAGCGCCATGTGGTCTCTGTGTGTCGCCCCCCATGCGGGCCATCTTCACATCTCCCTGCGCACCAGGGATACCGAGGCCACCGCCGGTCTTCTCCTTGCCTCGATCTTGCCCTCCGGAATGGCAGGCGGACACGAGATGATGGCCGGAGGCAAAATCAAAACCTCACAGCGTACCTGGAAGGATGAGGCTTCCAAGATTGTGCAGGATGTTTTGGAAGCCCTCGGCAAGTCGAAAGCTCGTCCTCAGCCCCTCATGTAA
- a CDS encoding monovalent cation:proton antiporter-2 (CPA2) family protein yields MVFSGERFIVAIEGSGFQQMEELAFLKDLMLVFGISTLVVYLFHRLRQPAIVGFLASGVLMGPHGLSLIADVHQVELLAEIGVVLLLFTIGLEFSISKLNQMRQLVLGGGSLQVLGTILLIGGGAWLLGLPPAQAVFFGFLLALSSTAIVLKILMNRGEIDSPQGRFAVGILIFQDLCVVPLMLLTPVLSGKEATSAVAILLVLGKVALTVTLIFSLSRLVVPRLLFEVVKMRSPEVFIISIILICLGTAWATAQIGLSLALGAFLAGMVIAESEYSHQVLANILPLRDGFISLFFISVGMLMDVRTLLNHPLEVAGTLSAILIVKTVVVVGSVLVLGYPLRVAVLVGCALAQVGEFSFVLSRVGWEWGLITPQLNQYFLSASVISLLLTPFAIHISPKLAGGIGRLRWVERWFPGRKFEELKPEQVDMRDHVIIVGYGPGGRNLSRVLKAIEVPYCILELNGETVRRMRRNGEPIYYGDAASPEVLKHLVIHHARALVVAVSDPASIRRAVRVARDLNPRLYIIVRTRYMAEIDELYCLGADEVISEEFETSIELFARVLRRYHIPRTVIGEQIEKIRQERYEMLRQLEGPRLAQAELTRIFAQVEMETYLVGEGGSTTGKTIAELHVRRRTGASVVAVIHNGRITANPGPEHRIAAGQVLVLVGSRKQVEGALALFGEEAKNA; encoded by the coding sequence GTGGTATTCTCTGGTGAGAGATTCATCGTCGCGATCGAGGGGAGCGGGTTTCAGCAAATGGAAGAGCTAGCATTTCTCAAAGATCTTATGCTCGTCTTCGGGATTTCCACCCTGGTGGTGTATCTCTTCCACCGGCTGCGGCAACCGGCTATCGTGGGGTTCTTGGCATCGGGAGTCCTTATGGGACCCCACGGATTGAGCCTCATCGCAGACGTGCATCAGGTGGAGCTGTTGGCCGAGATCGGCGTCGTGCTCCTCCTCTTCACCATCGGTCTGGAATTCTCGATCTCCAAGCTGAACCAAATGCGACAGCTGGTTCTGGGGGGCGGGAGCCTTCAAGTACTGGGGACCATTCTGCTTATTGGCGGAGGAGCCTGGCTTTTGGGCCTGCCGCCGGCACAGGCGGTCTTCTTTGGATTCCTCCTGGCCTTGTCGAGTACCGCCATCGTCCTCAAGATTCTGATGAACCGGGGGGAGATTGATTCTCCCCAGGGACGTTTTGCCGTCGGCATCCTGATCTTCCAGGATCTGTGTGTCGTTCCCCTGATGCTCCTGACACCCGTCCTGAGCGGGAAGGAGGCCACGAGTGCAGTTGCCATCCTCCTGGTCCTGGGCAAGGTTGCCCTAACCGTCACCCTCATATTTTCCCTATCCCGTCTCGTCGTCCCCCGGCTGCTCTTTGAGGTGGTGAAGATGAGAAGTCCCGAAGTCTTTATCATCTCTATTATTCTTATCTGCCTCGGAACTGCCTGGGCCACCGCCCAGATCGGCCTTTCTCTCGCCCTGGGGGCCTTCCTGGCGGGGATGGTCATCGCAGAATCGGAGTATAGCCATCAGGTGTTGGCAAACATCCTTCCACTGCGGGACGGCTTCATCAGTCTCTTCTTCATCTCGGTGGGGATGCTGATGGATGTTCGTACTCTCCTGAACCACCCCCTGGAGGTGGCCGGAACGCTTTCAGCAATTCTCATCGTAAAGACGGTGGTGGTGGTTGGGAGTGTTCTCGTACTCGGGTACCCGCTTCGCGTGGCAGTCTTGGTGGGGTGCGCGTTAGCCCAAGTTGGGGAATTCTCCTTTGTCCTCTCCCGCGTGGGGTGGGAGTGGGGGCTTATCACCCCTCAGCTGAACCAGTATTTCCTCTCTGCCTCGGTCATCAGTCTTCTCCTCACCCCTTTCGCAATTCACATCAGCCCGAAGCTGGCAGGTGGAATAGGCCGCCTGCGGTGGGTGGAGCGTTGGTTTCCGGGGCGTAAGTTCGAGGAACTCAAGCCTGAGCAGGTGGATATGCGAGACCACGTCATTATCGTGGGGTATGGCCCCGGCGGCCGAAACCTTTCCCGGGTCCTGAAGGCAATTGAGGTTCCCTATTGCATCCTAGAACTCAACGGCGAGACCGTCAGACGGATGCGGCGGAACGGGGAGCCCATCTATTACGGGGACGCTGCCAGCCCAGAGGTCCTGAAGCACCTCGTGATTCATCACGCCCGGGCTCTGGTGGTGGCGGTCTCCGATCCCGCATCGATCCGTCGGGCAGTTCGCGTGGCCCGGGACCTGAATCCGCGTCTTTACATCATCGTCCGGACCCGGTACATGGCCGAGATCGACGAGCTGTACTGTCTAGGTGCCGATGAAGTGATTTCGGAGGAGTTCGAGACCTCAATCGAGCTCTTTGCCCGCGTCCTGCGCCGTTATCATATCCCCCGGACGGTGATCGGCGAACAGATAGAGAAGATCAGGCAAGAGAGATACGAGATGCTCCGGCAGCTCGAGGGACCTCGGCTTGCCCAGGCAGAATTGACCCGGATCTTTGCCCAGGTCGAGATGGAGACCTACCTTGTCGGAGAGGGGGGCTCCACCACGGGGAAGACCATCGCCGAGCTCCACGTCCGGCGTCGGACAGGGGCATCAGTGGTAGCGGTGATCCACAACGGAAGGATCACAGCCAACCCGGGGCCAGAGCACCGGATCGCGGCGGGACAGGTTCTCGTGCTCGTAGGAAGCCGGAAGCAGGTAGAGGGGGCTTTGGCCCTCTTTGGTGAGGAAGCGAAAAACGCTTAG
- the cdaA gene encoding diadenylate cyclase CdaA — MESGTMFFGGGGPVVEQVWQALRYFPWQHLIDIGIMSFLVYQVYIRLRGTRAMRIVAGIAVLGLGYLAAQSAGLFLTSWLLGGVWAAALIFVIVIFQGEIRHMLGQINPRLRAKALWRWTSRVRLPEERLVAVTEAIFRLASRRCGALVVFERDDPVEPLLQSPGTVLDAQMSPELLETLFAPPTPLHDGALYIRGGRAYRAGCVLPLSEDQRLSYSYGTRHRAALGISEQSDAIAVVVSEERGRVSIVEHGTIATVDNAAELLTWLGERLTTPEERPRRHRAVKALVTHNWRPKLGALAAVSVLWFVLVGHPNAELGVSVPVVYVNVPQELTIEGKHVQKVFVRVRGSREMLNFLDPNQLQVAINLRKASVGRHRYSISDKDINLPPGLQLIGVNPSKIALRLREKPSELK, encoded by the coding sequence ATGGAATCTGGGACGATGTTTTTCGGGGGGGGCGGGCCAGTGGTCGAACAGGTATGGCAGGCTCTCCGGTACTTTCCCTGGCAACACCTGATCGACATCGGCATCATGAGCTTCCTCGTGTATCAGGTCTATATCCGCTTGCGCGGCACCAGGGCGATGCGCATCGTGGCGGGTATTGCCGTTTTGGGACTCGGGTATCTGGCCGCGCAGAGTGCTGGGTTATTTCTCACCTCGTGGCTGTTGGGGGGCGTGTGGGCCGCCGCGCTGATCTTCGTCATCGTGATCTTTCAGGGTGAGATCCGCCACATGCTGGGGCAGATCAATCCCAGGCTGCGAGCAAAGGCCCTGTGGCGTTGGACAAGCCGGGTGCGGCTGCCCGAGGAGAGGCTGGTCGCCGTCACGGAGGCGATCTTTAGGCTTGCCTCCAGGCGCTGTGGAGCACTCGTGGTATTTGAACGGGACGATCCCGTTGAACCCCTGCTACAAAGTCCAGGGACGGTGCTTGATGCGCAGATGAGTCCAGAGCTTCTGGAGACGCTCTTTGCACCTCCGACCCCCCTCCATGACGGGGCACTCTATATTCGGGGAGGACGGGCCTATCGGGCCGGCTGTGTACTTCCGCTCTCAGAAGATCAACGACTCTCCTATTCTTACGGCACCCGTCACCGGGCCGCTCTGGGAATTTCCGAGCAGTCGGATGCCATCGCCGTCGTGGTCTCCGAGGAGCGTGGAAGGGTGTCAATCGTTGAGCACGGCACGATCGCAACCGTCGACAACGCCGCGGAGCTCCTGACCTGGCTCGGCGAGCGACTGACAACGCCAGAGGAAAGGCCAAGGCGGCACCGGGCCGTCAAGGCGCTCGTGACTCATAACTGGCGCCCCAAGCTGGGCGCGCTGGCCGCGGTCAGCGTGCTCTGGTTTGTTCTTGTGGGGCATCCAAATGCAGAGCTGGGAGTCTCGGTACCGGTGGTCTACGTCAATGTGCCACAAGAGCTGACGATTGAGGGCAAGCACGTCCAGAAGGTATTTGTCCGCGTTCGCGGATCACGAGAGATGCTGAACTTTTTAGACCCCAACCAGTTGCAGGTCGCCATCAACCTCAGGAAGGCCAGCGTGGGACGGCATCGCTACTCCATATCTGACAAAGATATTAATCTCCCTCCTGGCCTGCAACTTATAGGGGTAAACCCCTCCAAAATTGCCTTACGCCTGCGCGAGAAACCCTCTGAGCTGAAATAG
- a CDS encoding TIGR04283 family arsenosugar biosynthesis glycosyltransferase, whose amino-acid sequence MTNPDNKEMLSIIIPAVNEAHNLRRLLPDLSKKFPGAEVIVVDGGSIDGSPQVVQQFPFARFFETPRGRARQMNAGAREARGEILLFLHADTSLPNGALEAIQKALGDPQIVGGRFEIELDSSRPIFQAIAYFLNLLRSRPDLIATGDQAVFVRRKTFSAMDGYPEIPLMEDVEFIKNLKRRGNIAYLPIPATTSTRKWEREGVLQTTLLMVTVWLLHFIRVSPARLHQLYYGYTLPTK is encoded by the coding sequence ATGACCAATCCAGACAATAAAGAGATGCTGAGCATCATCATCCCCGCCGTGAATGAGGCTCACAATCTTCGACGACTCCTGCCGGACCTGTCAAAGAAGTTTCCTGGGGCAGAGGTGATTGTCGTGGACGGGGGATCGATAGATGGGAGCCCTCAGGTAGTACAACAGTTTCCCTTCGCCCGGTTTTTCGAGACCCCGCGGGGAAGGGCCCGACAAATGAACGCCGGGGCCAGGGAGGCCCGGGGGGAAATTCTTCTCTTCCTCCACGCCGATACCTCCTTACCGAATGGAGCCTTGGAGGCCATCCAAAAGGCACTGGGGGACCCCCAGATTGTCGGCGGACGATTCGAGATCGAGTTGGATAGCAGTCGGCCTATCTTCCAGGCCATCGCCTATTTTCTGAATCTTCTTCGATCCCGCCCCGATTTGATCGCGACCGGCGATCAGGCGGTCTTTGTGAGGCGGAAGACCTTCAGCGCGATGGACGGCTACCCAGAGATTCCGCTGATGGAAGATGTGGAGTTCATCAAAAACCTCAAGCGCCGTGGAAACATTGCCTACCTCCCTATTCCGGCAACAACCTCGACCCGCAAGTGGGAGCGAGAGGGGGTGCTCCAGACAACCCTCCTGATGGTGACCGTTTGGCTTCTCCACTTCATTCGAGTCAGCCCAGCGAGACTCCACCAACTGTACTACGGCTATACTCTCCCGACCAAATGA